The following is a genomic window from Streptobacillus felis.
CAGTGGCAATACTTACGGCAATTTCTTGTTCTATTTTAGGAGTATTTTTGGTTTTAAAAAATATGAGTATGCTAACAGATACAATTAGCCACACTATTTTATTGGGTATAGTAATTTCATTTTTTATAGTAAAAAAATTAGATTCTCCCATGTTATTAGTAGGTGCAACTATAGTAGGTTTAGTTACCGTATATTTAGTTGAATTAATTACTAGTTCAAAATTAGTTAAAGAAGATGCTGCTATAGGAGTAGTCTTATCCTTCTTATTTTCTGTAGCAGTAATTTTAATATCTAAATATACAGCTAATATCCATTTAGATATAGATGCTGTATTATTAGGTGAAATAGCTTTTGCACCTTTTTATACTATGAATATTTTTGGGTTTACTATATCTAAAGGAATAATATATGGTCTAATAAATATTCTT
Proteins encoded in this region:
- a CDS encoding metal ABC transporter permease → MSAGLTILTVAILTAISCSILGVFLVLKNMSMLTDTISHTILLGIVISFFIVKKLDSPMLLVGATIVGLVTVYLVELITSSKLVKEDAAIGVVLSFLFSVAVILISKYTANIHLDIDAVLLGEIAFAPFYTMNIFGFTISKGIIYGLINILVNISFIYIFFKELKISIFDKNLAFALGLFPNLIHYMFMSLVSITSVVAFESVGAMLLISFMIGPPVSAYLLSKSISGMMIISIIIDVLASIIGYTVAIKLDVSISGMIAIVIGIIFLIVFILKKIFNKYML